In the Anoplopoma fimbria isolate UVic2021 breed Golden Eagle Sablefish chromosome 7, Afim_UVic_2022, whole genome shotgun sequence genome, one interval contains:
- the LOC129093549 gene encoding tetratricopeptide repeat protein 39B, giving the protein MAHVGNGATAEEEDCFEDAYDRIPAAGQMDLQTAIQETQCALNLVLNDKFSEALDLLKPWRRDSMYHALGYSSILVMQATMTFEHRDIQAAMVTIKEALQTCQRFRKKNSVVGSLSSLISKQTNLQEEEMHAEICYAECLLQKATLTFVQDENMLSFIKGGIKIRTSYQIYKDCQNMLNVNQELAGQSDAFRQFEGGVKLGIGSFNLMLSLLPQRILRLLEFIGFSGNRGFGLSQLREGASSHSLRSILCALTLLFYNTYVSLILGTGEGNLVEAEALLEPYQQKYPKGSLILFYSARISTLRGNFEKARACYEECIGSQQEWKQVHHLCYWELMWAHSFQQEWQQAYQYADLLCKESRWSKAIYVYQKAAILSMMSEEELKQTGEDVVELFRQVEGLKQRLAGKSIPTEKFAVRKSRRYKSANLIPLVIPALEMMYVWNGFTIVGKRADSTEALLVTIETAEEQLRNDPSPSEYHPDDSCLVQMLKGLCLKHLGRLLQAELCFTQVLSSESRIRYDHYLIPFTLYELGLLYKLQGDFTKATTFIENAKTNYKDYSMESRLHFRIHAALNSLKGSPVGTP; this is encoded by the exons ATGGCCCACGTAGGCAACGGAGCGaccgcggaggaggag gACTGCTTTGAGGACGCCTATGACAGAATACCTGC ggccGGTCAGATGGACCTGCAGACGGCCATCCAGGAGACTCAGTGTGCTCTCAATCTGGTCCTCAACGACAAGTTCTCTGAAGCCCTGGACCTCCTCAAACCCTG gcggAGGGACAGCATGTACCATGCGTTGGGTTACAGCAGCATCCTGGTGATGCAGGCGACCATGACCTTTGAACACCGAGACATTCAGGCCGCCATGGTGACCATCAAGGAGGCGTTACAGACCTGCCAGAG GTTCAGGAAGAAGAACTCGGTGGTTGGATCTCTGTCCAGTCTGATCAGCAAGCAGACCAACCTGCAGGAAG aggaGATGCACGCAGAGATCTGCTACGCTGAGTGTCTGCTGCAGAAAGCCACGCTGACCTTTGTACAG gATGAAAACATGCTCAGTTTTATCAAAGGAGGCATAAAGATTCGAACAAGCTACCAAATCTACAA GGATTGTCAGAACATGCTGAATGTCAATCAGGAACTGGCCGGCCAGTCTGATGCGTTCAGACAGTTTGAGGGCGGAGTCAAGCTGGGCATCGGATCCTTCAACCTG atgttgtctctcctccctcagagGATTTTGAGGTTGTTGGAGTTCATCGGATTCTCAGGAAACAGG GGGTTTGGTTTGTCTCAGTTGAGAGAGGGAGCCTCCAGTCACAGTTTGCGGTCGATCCTCTGTGCTCTGACTCTGCTCTTCTACAACACATATGTGTCACTGATACTTG GAACTGGAGAGGGCAACCTGGTGGAGGCCGAAGCTCTGCTGGAGCCATACCAGCAAAAGTACCCCAAA gGCTCTCTCATTCTCTTCTACTCTGCTCGCATCTCAACGCTGCGAGGAAACTTTGAGAAg GCCCGGGCGTGCTACGAGGAGTGCATCGGCAGCCAGCAGGAATGGAAGCAGGTCCACCACCTGTGTTACTGGGAGCTGATGTGGGCTCACTCCTTCCAGCAGGAGTGGCAGCAGGCGTACCAGTACGCCGACCTGCTGTGCAAGGAGAGCCGCTGGTCCAag GCGATCTATGTGTACCAGAAGGCGGCCATCCTCAGTATGAtgtcagaggaggagctgaagcaGACGGGGGAGGACGTCGTGGAGCTCTTTAG GCAGGTGGAGGGGCTGAAACAGCGCCTGGCTGGGAAGTCGATCCCAACAGAAAAATTTGCAGTGAGGAAGTCGAGACGCTACAAATCTGCTAACCTCATCCCCCTGGTCATCCCCGCCCTG gaGATGATGTACGTTTGGAACGGCTTCACCATCGTCGGGAAGAGAGCCGACAGTACCGAGGCCCTGCTGGTTACCATAGAGACGGCTGAGGAGCAGCTTCGCAACGATCCCA GCCCGTCAGAGTATCATCCAGATGACAGCTGTCTGGTCCAGATGTTGAAGGGCCTCTGTCTGAAACACCTGGGCAGGTTACTGCAGGCCGAGCTCTGCTTCACACAGGTCCTGTCCAGTGAGAGTCGGATCAGATACGATCACTACCTGATTCCCTTCACTCTCTATGAGTTGGGTCTGCTCTATAAACTACAGGGAGACTTCACCAAGGCCACCACATTCATAGAAAATGCCAA GACGAACTATAAGGACTACTCCATGGAGAGCAGACTGCACTTCAGGATC
- the LOC129093758 gene encoding LOW QUALITY PROTEIN: trichohyalin-like (The sequence of the model RefSeq protein was modified relative to this genomic sequence to represent the inferred CDS: deleted 2 bases in 1 codon): protein MPPKNLMDQFRQGDLVFAKMKGFPHWPARICKLENGSKKRVPVFFFGTHQIGNILPENVIPYVGNKMKYGSGVRIKGFTEGMWEIQNTPGVGSKIRIPVQTNTQPAAKPTPAKPTPPDKPKSTPTKSAPVKTDSKPAAGRNRRVTNKQETAVVAKTPTRTSLRFAPEKTTSEQTTTSDESSANTRSRRSAAGGRSEKEKEVDAEQSKKTTPAVIPPVSKKLKSTESKSASKQMSKNEEETEEKEETEEESQGVKRKRDEEDKEKETKQDGGEGKKEETRTSERKGAKQKKEEEKQKEDEGVEGKGGAKEEEKKSAESQGVKRKRDEKETSKDDDEGVKRKEEEEKQKKTKLDEGVKGKKEETTEGRAMKTRRGERGEERKTEQGGSEGKKKETTEGRVMKTRRGDERKTEQGGSEGKKEETTEGRVMKTRRGDERKTEQGGSEGKKEETTEGRVMKTRRGERGEERKTEQGGSEGKKEETTEGRVMKTRRGERGEERKAEQGGSEGKKEETTRRETRSESEGRKRTRGKEEETKREEKEAPEDVMMKKKRKEEEKTRGMKTRRAEESGEGGKKEETIKEKTSEEEKDGKEERGGGAKDEERQHHLAAKRDSLLKSLRGLLRSGRGAKRREATKSSQKHGDGAKKKVEVKKKSQTASEKKSLISGKKEKETTEVKQKGGAEKEEKKDEQEKKTETRKTTDEVKTKEKETEDKTKTDGKKDESVTEKKDEEKKDEEKKDERKIIGKIVKATAGRGTRIQVKTMMGGTATPSTSVEEKKKKEEKKKSEAVREKRSEDRNSERAKEDRKDKNVTEVKKKENETTQKKNEDEQKATAKAQEKKNEDEQKETAKTQEKKNEDEQKETAKTQEKKSEDQQKETAKPQEKKNEVEQKATAKAQEKKNEDQQKETAKPQEKKNEDQQKETAKTQEKKNEDQQKETAKTQEKKSEDQQKETAKPQEKKNEDQQKETAKTQEKKSEDQQKETAKPQEKKNEDQQKETAKPQEKKNEDQQKETAKTQEKKSEDEQKETAKNTKEKTAKTQEKKSEDEQKETAKTQEKKNEDQQKETAKTQEKKSEDEQKATAKTQEKKSEDQQKETAKTQEMKKELEAEKTAPMEKKSGKTTEEEPTKSTGSEPEQKHAEDETKPPKKKSEKTPTTEAAEEAESKTGETKEEARSAEEDGTTEGGSSDGEKAEPTEKKSSASMTLTDSTLHRIHGDIRISLKTDNPDIRKCLMALDQLSMVYVTCKHVQRHSELVSTLRKLRYYKANQAIMDKAAMLYSRFKNSFLVGEGEEVVSAAFLRSLLEEKEREEAQRMERLRGEEPTQEGKVEGGEVEEVKTEAAPVDCS, encoded by the exons atgCCGCCGAAGAACCTGATGGATCAGTTCAGACAGGGAGACCTGGTGTTCGCCAAAATGAAGGGGTTCCCCCACTGGCCCGCCagg atctgTAAGTTGGAGAACGGGAGTAAGAAGCGAGTCCCGGTCTTCTTCTTCGGGACTCATCAGAT AGGAAACATCCTCCCGGAGAACGTCATCCCGTACGTCGGAAACAAGATGAAGTACGGCAGCGGCGTCCGCATCAAAGGCTTCACGGAGGGGATGTGGGAGATCCAGAACACGCCGGGAGTCGGGAGTAAAATCAGA ATACCAGTACAGACGAACACCCAACCTGCAGCCAAACCTACACCTGCTAAACCGACTCCACCTGACAAACCTAAATCCACCCCCACTAAATCTGCCCCGGTAAAGACCGACAGTAAACCAGCAGCTGGAAGAAACCGACGagtcacaaacaaacaggaaacagctgtTGTGGCTAAAACTCCGACTAGAACCTCGTTAAGATTTGCTCCGGAGAAAACGACTTCTGAACAGACGACGACTTCAGACGAGAGTTCTGCGAACACGAGGAGCAGGAGGTCAGCGGCAGGAGGGAGGagtgagaaggagaaggag gtcGATGCCGAGCAGTCCAAGAAGACGACACCTGCTGTGATTCCTCCAG tgAGCAAGAAGCTGAAGAGCACAGAGTCAAAGTCTGCTTCAAAACAAATGTCCAAGAacgaggaggagacggaggaaaaggaggagacggaggaagagAGCCAAGGAGtcaagaggaagagagacgaagaggacaaagagaaggagacaaagCAGGACGGAggtgaaggaaagaaagaggagacaagaaCATCGGAGAGGAAAGGAGcgaaacaaaagaaagaagaggagaaacagaaggaggatgaaggtgtggagggaaagggaggagcgaaggaggaggagaagaagtcAGCAGAGAGCCAAGGAGtcaagaggaagagagacgaGAAGGAAACAAGTAAGGATGACGATGAAGGagtgaagaggaaggaggaggaggagaaacagaagaagacaaagcTGGATGAAGGTgtgaagggaaagaaagaggagacgACAGAGGGCCGAGCGATGAAGacgaggagaggggagagaggagaggagaggaaaacagaacAAGGTGGCAgcgaaggaaagaaaaaggagacgACAGAGGGCCGagtgatgaagacgaggagaggagacgagaggaaaaCAGAACAAGGAGGCAgcgaaggaaagaaagaggagacgACAGAGGGCCGagtgatgaagacgaggagaggagacgagaggaaaaCAGAACAAGGAGGCAgcgaaggaaagaaagaggagacgACAGAGGGCCGagtgatgaagacgaggagaggggagagaggagaggagaggaaaacagaacAAGGAGGCAgcgaaggaaagaaagaggagacgACAGAGGGCCGagtgatgaagacgaggagaggggagagaggagaggagaggaaagcagAACAAGGAGGCAgcgaaggaaagaaagaagagacgACGAGGAGAGAGACAAGGTCCGAGAGCgagggaagaaaaagaacaagaggaaaggaggaggaaacaaagagggaggagaaggaggcgcCTGAAgatgtgatgatgaagaagaagaggaaggaggaggagaaaaccaGAGGGATGAAAacgaggagagcagaggagtcaggagagggaggaaagaaggaagagacGATAAAGGAGAAGACgtctgaggaggagaaggacggaaaagaggagaggggaggcgGAGCTAAGGACGAGGAG CGACAGCACCACCTGGCTGCCAAGAGAGACAGTCTGCTGAAGTCTCTGAGAGGACTTCTGAGGTCCGGGAGAGGAGCGAAGAGGAGGGAGGCGACGAAGAGCTCCCa GAAACACGGGGACGGAGCAAAGAAGAAGGTGGAGGTTAAAAAGAAGAGTCAGACGGCGTCAGAGAAGAAGAGTTTGATCAGcgggaagaaagagaaagaaacgaCGGAGGTGAAACAGAAAGGAGGCGctgagaaagaagagaagaaggacgAGCAGGAGAAGAAGACTGAGACGAGGAAAACCACAGATGAGGTGAAGACGAAAGAAAAGGAGACGGAGGACAAGACGAAGACGGACGGAAAGAAAGACGAGAGCGTGACGGAGAAGAAAGACGAGGAGAAGAAAGACGAAGAGAAGAAGGACGAGAGGAAAATCATCGGGAAGATTGTAAAAGCAACGGCCGGACGAGGGACGAGGATCCAGGTGAAGACGATGATGGGAGGAACGGCGACTCCATCGACGTCggtggaagagaagaagaagaaagaggagaagaagaagagtgaggCGGTGAGAGAGAAGAGATCTGAGGACAGGAACTCTGAGAGAGCGAAGGAGGACAGAAAAGACAAGAACGTAacagaggttaaaaaaaaggagaacgAGACGACGCAGAAGAAGAACGAAGACGAGCAGAAAGCGACGGCCAAAgcacaagagaagaagaacgaaGACGAGCAGAAAGAGACGGCCAAaacacaagagaagaagaacgaaGACGAGCAGAAAGAGACGGCCAAaacacaagagaagaagagcgaAGACCAGCAGAAAGAGACGGCCAAAccacaagagaagaagaacgaaGTCGAGCAGAAAGCGACGGCCAAAgcacaagagaagaagaacgaaGACCAGCAGAAAGAGACGGCCAAAccacaagagaagaagaacgaaGACCAGCAGAAAGAGACggcaaaaacacaagagaagaagaacgaaGACCAGCAGAAAGAGACGGCCAAaacacaagagaagaagagcgaAGACCAGCAGAAAGAGACGGCCAAAccacaagagaagaagaacgaaGACCAGCAGAAAGAGACGGCCAAaacacaagagaagaagagcgaAGACCAGCAGAAAGAGACGGCCAAAccacaagagaagaagaacgaaGACCAGCAGAAAGAGACGGCCAAAccacaagagaagaagaacgaaGACCAGCAGAAAGAGACGGCCAAaacacaagagaagaagagcgaAGACGAGCAGAAAGAGACGGCCAAAAACACGA AAGAGAAGACGGCCAAaacacaagagaagaagagcgaAGACGAGCAGAAAGAGACGGCCAAaacacaagagaagaagaacgaaGACCAGCAGAAAGAGACGGCCAAaacacaagagaagaagagcgaAGACGAGCAGAAAGCGACGGCCAAaacacaagagaagaagagcgaAGACCAGCAGAAAGAGACGGCCAAAACACAAGAGATGAAGAAGGAACTCGAGGCGGAAAAAACAGCACCGATGGAGAAGAAGAGCGgcaaaaccacagaagaagaacccACGAAGAGTACGGGTTCAGAGCCAGAGCAGAAGCACGCCGAAGACGAGACGAAACCACCGAAGAAGAAGAGCGAGAAAACGCCGACGACggaggcagcagaggaggcGGAGTCCAAAACGGGAGAAACCAAAGAGGAGGCGAGGAGCGCAGAAGAAGACGGGACGACGGAGGGCGGCTCATCGGACGGAGAGAAGGCGGAGCCGACGGAGAAGAAGAGCTCCGCCTCCATGACGCTGACGGACTCCACGCTGCACCGGATCCACGGAGACATCCGGATCTCTCTGAAGACCGACAACCCC gaCATCAGGAAGTGTCTGATGGCGTTGGACCAGCTCAGCATGGTGTACGTGACGTGCAAACACGTCCAGAGACACAGCGAGCTCGTCTCCACGCTCAGAAAG TTGCGGTACTACAAGGCGAACCAGGCCATCATGGACAAGGCGGCCATGTTGTACAGCCGCTTCAAGAACTCCTTCctggtgggggagggggaggaggtggtgagCGCCGCCTTCCTCCGCtcgctgctggaggagaaggagagggaggaggccCAGCGGATGGAGAGGCTGAGGGGGGAGGAGCCAACGCAGGAGGGgaaggtggagggaggagaggtggaggaggtgaaaaCTGAAGCCG CTCCAGTGGATTGTTCCTGA